In Fimbriiglobus ruber, a single genomic region encodes these proteins:
- a CDS encoding helix-turn-helix transcriptional regulator has translation MTTDQPTHESQPARGVTPPSLLIDIRDLSALLRRSVASLERDQAAGRLPPAVRLGGSRLWRRAEIEAWVAAGCPAAARWAALAAAAK, from the coding sequence ATGACCACCGACCAGCCAACTCACGAATCGCAACCGGCTCGCGGCGTTACCCCGCCGTCGTTGCTGATCGACATCCGAGACCTGTCCGCGCTCCTCCGCCGGTCGGTGGCTTCGCTGGAGCGAGACCAGGCGGCGGGGCGACTCCCGCCCGCGGTCCGGCTCGGGGGGTCGCGGCTGTGGCGGCGGGCCGAGATCGAGGCCTGGGTCGCGGCCGGGTGCCCGGCCGCGGCCCGGTGGGCCGCCCTGGCCGCGGCCGCCAAGTGA
- a CDS encoding DUF3854 domain-containing protein produces MMTSAPDDPAETVSDRLLPQHLADLRASGLSDDQILRCRFRSLSDPADVAKWLRWSERKKATGLGPCLAFPFYDPAGTFLDYVRLKPDRPRALKKKPVKYESPAGVPNRAYVPPGTRGALTDPAVPLLVTEGEKKAAKADQEGFPCVGLVGVYGWQAKRAKDADRRAKGPRELIPDLAGIAWAGRTVIVAYDSDLARKPEVRTAEWHLAEALMAAGAIVRAVRLPDGPGGTKVGLDDFLVAHGRDALVALIAAAEPVTNPNMAPVIVIGTDEHRVNEEATTALSTEPDVYERGGLLVHVRETAAEPDSDEVVRRPVGAPVVRELARPLLRERLTRCATWKQWRGSGENAALEDAHPPDWCVQAVHARGAWPTLRRLDAVVTYPVLMPSGTVLTANGYHRGSGLLACLPPDLAIDVPDRPTTADVTAGVATLLDPLADFPFETPAHRAALIAGLLTPLAWFLFEGPAPLFLIDKNVRGAGAGLLADVVALVVTGLRFPVMSYTNDREELRKRITTLAMEGERLVLLDNLAGAVGNDILDAALTADRWKDRILGGNRVYDGPLHVVWFGTGNNVQLHADTSRRVCHIRMESDHERPEMRDGFRYVNLRAHVRTNRGKLLSAALTILRGWVLAGRPTHGLKPWGSYEGWSDVVREAIVFAGLPDPGETRIALQTAADRDAAAMADIVAGLARMDETGRGLTTADILTRLKETTPIPDWMVDMRAAVEELCGKLDGRALGYKFRHFARRNFGGRMVDKSDAPHGANRWVVRDARSQAETRNRPQPPAPASAPVPAGGHGGDGGHVSARSGNITDSTHRPEDATPAVGPGGHGGDGGHVSARLGNAVTTPGEHGGSPEMTNSGGHGGDGGHVSARSGHTEKIPDGSSERARVNGSGGHGGDGGHVPARSGHTEKIPDGSSERAQVNGSGGHGGDGGHVPARSGEPEAPAPRKRRYGSNPNRGTPLDPIGGGS; encoded by the coding sequence ATGATGACCTCCGCGCCCGACGACCCGGCCGAGACCGTGAGCGACAGGTTGCTCCCGCAGCACCTGGCCGACCTCCGCGCGTCCGGACTGTCGGACGACCAGATCCTGCGGTGCCGGTTCCGGTCCCTGAGCGACCCCGCGGACGTGGCAAAATGGCTCCGGTGGTCGGAGCGCAAGAAGGCCACTGGGCTGGGTCCGTGCCTGGCGTTCCCGTTCTACGACCCGGCCGGCACGTTCCTCGACTACGTCCGCCTCAAGCCCGACCGCCCGCGGGCCCTCAAGAAGAAGCCGGTCAAGTACGAGAGCCCGGCGGGCGTCCCGAACCGGGCGTACGTCCCACCCGGAACCCGCGGCGCCCTGACCGACCCGGCCGTGCCCCTGCTCGTGACCGAGGGCGAGAAGAAGGCGGCCAAGGCCGATCAGGAGGGATTCCCGTGCGTCGGGTTGGTCGGGGTGTACGGGTGGCAGGCGAAGCGGGCCAAGGACGCGGACCGGCGGGCGAAGGGTCCGCGGGAACTGATCCCCGACCTGGCCGGGATCGCGTGGGCCGGCCGGACCGTCATCGTGGCGTACGACTCGGACCTGGCCCGGAAACCCGAGGTCCGGACGGCCGAGTGGCACTTGGCCGAGGCCCTCATGGCCGCCGGCGCGATCGTCCGGGCCGTCCGACTGCCCGACGGCCCCGGGGGCACGAAAGTCGGACTCGACGACTTCCTGGTCGCCCACGGTCGGGACGCCTTGGTGGCTCTCATTGCGGCGGCCGAGCCGGTGACGAACCCGAACATGGCGCCGGTGATCGTGATCGGGACGGACGAACACCGGGTGAACGAGGAGGCGACGACCGCCCTGTCGACCGAACCCGACGTGTACGAACGGGGCGGGCTGCTGGTCCACGTCCGCGAGACGGCGGCCGAGCCGGATTCGGACGAGGTCGTCCGCCGGCCGGTCGGGGCGCCCGTCGTCCGCGAACTCGCCCGCCCACTCCTCCGCGAGCGGCTGACCCGGTGCGCGACGTGGAAGCAGTGGCGGGGAAGCGGGGAGAACGCGGCCCTGGAGGACGCCCACCCACCCGACTGGTGCGTCCAGGCCGTCCACGCCCGCGGCGCGTGGCCGACCCTCCGCCGGCTGGACGCGGTCGTCACCTACCCGGTCCTGATGCCGAGCGGAACGGTTCTCACGGCCAACGGGTACCACCGCGGGTCGGGGCTGCTCGCGTGCCTGCCGCCCGACCTCGCGATCGACGTCCCGGACCGCCCGACGACCGCCGACGTGACCGCGGGGGTGGCGACGCTCCTCGACCCGCTCGCCGACTTCCCGTTCGAGACCCCGGCCCACCGGGCCGCCTTGATCGCCGGCCTCCTGACCCCGCTCGCGTGGTTCTTGTTCGAGGGTCCGGCCCCGCTGTTCCTGATCGACAAGAACGTCCGCGGGGCGGGGGCCGGACTGCTCGCCGACGTCGTCGCCTTGGTCGTCACCGGGCTGCGATTCCCGGTCATGTCGTACACGAACGACCGGGAGGAGTTGCGGAAGCGGATCACCACCCTGGCGATGGAGGGCGAACGGTTGGTCCTGCTCGACAATTTGGCCGGGGCGGTCGGTAACGACATCCTCGACGCGGCTCTGACGGCCGACCGGTGGAAGGACCGCATTCTCGGCGGGAACCGTGTGTATGACGGCCCACTGCACGTCGTCTGGTTCGGGACCGGGAACAACGTCCAACTCCACGCCGACACGTCCCGCCGGGTGTGTCACATCCGGATGGAGAGCGACCATGAGCGGCCGGAGATGCGGGACGGCTTCCGATACGTGAACCTGCGGGCTCACGTCCGTACGAATCGGGGGAAGTTGCTGTCGGCCGCGCTGACCATCCTCCGCGGATGGGTGCTGGCCGGTCGGCCGACGCACGGGCTGAAGCCGTGGGGGAGTTACGAGGGGTGGTCGGACGTGGTCCGGGAGGCAATCGTGTTTGCGGGGTTGCCCGACCCTGGGGAGACGCGGATCGCCCTCCAGACGGCGGCCGACCGGGACGCGGCCGCGATGGCCGACATCGTGGCCGGGCTGGCCCGGATGGACGAGACCGGCCGCGGGTTGACGACGGCCGACATTCTGACCCGATTGAAGGAGACCACCCCGATTCCGGACTGGATGGTGGACATGCGGGCGGCGGTCGAGGAGCTGTGCGGGAAGCTGGACGGGCGGGCCCTGGGATACAAGTTCCGACACTTCGCCCGGCGGAACTTCGGCGGACGGATGGTGGACAAGTCGGACGCCCCGCACGGGGCCAACCGGTGGGTCGTCCGGGACGCCCGCTCGCAGGCCGAGACACGCAACCGCCCTCAACCGCCCGCTCCGGCCAGCGCGCCAGTTCCGGCCGGTGGACATGGTGGCGATGGTGGACATGTTTCCGCCCGGTCCGGCAACATCACAGACTCCACCCACCGGCCGGAGGATGCCACTCCGGCGGTCGGTCCTGGTGGACATGGTGGCGATGGTGGACATGTTTCCGCCCGCTTGGGGAACGCCGTAACCACCCCGGGTGAACACGGTGGTTCTCCCGAGATGACGAACTCCGGTGGACATGGTGGCGATGGTGGACATGTTTCCGCCCGCTCGGGTCACACGGAAAAGATTCCGGACGGGTCAAGTGAACGCGCGCGGGTGAACGGTTCCGGTGGACATGGTGGCGATGGTGGACATGTTCCGGCCCGGTCGGGTCACACGGAAAAGATTCCGGACGGGTCAAGTGAACGTGCTCAGGTGAACGGTTCCGGTGGACATGGTGGCGATGGTGGACATGTTCCGGCCCGGTCCGGGGAACCCGAAGCGCCCGCCCCCCGGAAACGGCGGTACGGGTCGAACCCGAATCGCGGGACGCCGCTGGACCCGATAGGAGGTGGATCGTGA